A region from the Mya arenaria isolate MELC-2E11 chromosome 2, ASM2691426v1 genome encodes:
- the LOC128204888 gene encoding uncharacterized protein LOC128204888, with product MMNKNTNAPNTEIDIDKVIEQLLSVKETPGKQVQLPETQIRQLCILSRQIFLQQPNLLELECPINICGDIHGQFEDLLKTFDNNGYPPDKNYLFLGDYVDRGKRSLESICLLLAYKVKYPNNCFLLRGNHECASINRIYGFYDECKRRYNIKLWKTFTDCFNCLPIAAVVEDSILTMHGGLSPHLMDLNQLRQMERPMDVPDQGLVCDMLWSDPDEDITGWGENDRGVSFTFGGDVVKDFCKKHDLSLIVRAHQVVEDGYQFFQKRMLVTLFGAPNYCGEFDNAAATMIVGDDLTCSFTILKPTIKQLLVDDKKVKKKK from the exons ATGATGAACAAGAACACAAATGCGCCAAACACAGAGATTGACATTGACAAAGTGATAGAACAGTTGCTGTCTGTAAAAGAAACTCCTGGGAAACAG GTACAGCTACCAGAAACCCAGATAAGACAGCTATGTATTCTCTCTCGGCAAATATTCCTACAGCAGCCGAACCTTCTTGAGCTAGAGTGCCCGATTAACATCTGCGGTGATATTCACGGACAGTTTGAGGACTTGCTTAAAACATTTGACAATAATGGATATCCGCCTGATAAGAATTACCTATTTCTAGGCGATTATGTTGACAG AGGTAAGCGATCCCTGGAATCTATCTGCCTGCTGCTGGCATACAAGGTGAAATACCCAAACAACTGCTTCCTTCTACGTGGGAACCATGAATGCGCTTCAATCAACAG AATCTACGGATTTTACGATGAATGCAAGAGGCGGTACAACATCAAGTTGTGGAAAACCTTCACAGACTGCTTCAATTGTTTACCCATAG CTGCTGTAGTTGAAGACTCCATTCTGACGATGCACGGTGGATTGTCACCTCACCTTATGGACCTGAATCAG CTGCGACAAATGGAGCGGCCAATGGATGTTCCAGACCAGGGACTGGTGTGTGACATGTTGTGGTCCGACCCTGATGAG GACATCACTGGATGGGGAGAGAATGATAGAGGGGTGTCGTTCACATTCGGGGGAGATGTTGTGAAGGACTTCTGCAAAAAACATGATCTCAGTCTTATTGTCAGAGCTCATCAG GTTGTTGAGGATGGATATCAGTTCTTCCAAAAGAGAATG TTGGTGACGTTGTTTGGAGCACCCAACTACTGCGGAGAGTTTGACAATGCAGCAGCCACCATGATTGTCGGTGATGATCTCACGTGTTCATTTACTATACTTAAG ccCACCATAAAGCAGTTACTGGTTGACGACAAAAAagtgaagaagaaaaaatga